One window of Methylococcus sp. EFPC2 genomic DNA carries:
- the tssM gene encoding type VI secretion system membrane subunit TssM, with protein sequence MSRIIAFFKNPWVIQFLGLLALAALIWFAGPLIAIAGTVPLESALARGLTIAFVVVAWVIYRLIRQIQAGRKDGRLMNELAASGAEAGKSVEAEATEEEAETLQRGFAEALEVLKQSRAKGADGKQFLYELPWYAIIGAPGSGKTTALINSGLKFPLAERLGKHAVRGVSGTRNCDWWFTDEAVLLDTAGRYTTQDSHQAVDAAAWLSFLGLIKKYRPRRPLNGLLVTLSLHDLLLQTEEERALHAAAIRRRVQELYEALGVRLPIYLLFTKTDLVAGFTDFFADLSQDERAQVWGETFPAEDPDRPADCALLFETAYDELLQRLNKRTFKRVQDERDVQRRALILDYPQQMGLLKPAMTAFLQAAFAANRYDRQALLRGVYFTSGTQEGTPIDRVMGILAGAFRLDRQIQPVYSGRGKSFFLTRLLKEVIFGEAGLAGIDPRVERRHQLIQVGAYAGVLLFAAGLIALWAVSYARNQAAIARVEEQLPVLKAYHLGAANGVRDEEQWGSAARARFKVLLPRLDALLAARDVYKDPGWLMGFGLYQGDKLQAAANHAYEGLLRDYFRPAVILRQQERMQGDESASPELLYQTLKVYLMLADPQRLDAKVVAPWVKIDWEKSYATEPDVQARLSTHLGNLLQLELEPAPVDENFVAAVRAKLTQVPQVLQLYGRFKTEALVDHAHDVKVAELLGPSGAKVFASADGKDLATVVVPGLYSAYGYTELFLKKSLGYIREAVEQNWVLGKQAVVDPAEIGRLHEDFKKLYLGDYQKAWSGLLSSLKLRPAQSINQTVEVLDVLARPDTPLRPLLEAVEKNTSLSKLSAAAADLLAKIPGKPAVAPDEQTQKLLALAKQASGLDSGAGVDPARSVENYFEGLNVLVRGGPDKPAPLNATLATLGALHDFVLQIGSAASSGDQALKTAANRVSGASADQLRQAQMEFSRLPEPLKTWLQSLTQFGWSQTLSGAKGQLNEMLKTGVAAQCKTAFAGRYPFNRAAAQEALLADFTQFFAPNGQIDQFFQTNLKTFIDTTRPEWRQLQMDNQSLGLSPAAIRQFQNASRIRDAFFPGGGQVPQVQFELKPLALDNNVATFRLSVEGQETVYRHGPEQVVKFQWPGPATNAGVRLVFETLDGRQLSRSKEGPWAWFRALDEATVEKTVLPDRFNLTFRLETYTARYELRAGSVNNPFNLAELQAFRCPESL encoded by the coding sequence GTGAGCCGGATAATCGCTTTTTTCAAGAATCCCTGGGTGATCCAGTTCCTGGGGCTGCTGGCCCTGGCCGCACTGATCTGGTTCGCGGGGCCGCTGATCGCCATCGCCGGAACCGTGCCGCTGGAGTCGGCGCTGGCACGCGGCCTGACCATCGCCTTCGTGGTGGTGGCCTGGGTCATCTACCGTTTGATTCGGCAAATCCAGGCCGGCCGCAAGGACGGCCGCTTGATGAACGAACTGGCCGCCAGCGGCGCGGAAGCCGGCAAGTCGGTCGAGGCGGAGGCCACCGAAGAAGAAGCCGAGACCTTGCAGCGCGGCTTTGCCGAAGCGCTCGAAGTGCTGAAGCAATCGCGCGCCAAGGGGGCGGACGGCAAGCAGTTCCTGTACGAATTGCCCTGGTACGCCATCATCGGGGCGCCGGGCTCCGGCAAGACCACCGCGTTGATCAATTCCGGGCTGAAGTTTCCCCTGGCCGAACGGCTGGGCAAACATGCGGTCCGCGGCGTGAGCGGCACGCGCAACTGCGACTGGTGGTTCACCGACGAAGCGGTGTTGCTGGATACCGCCGGACGTTACACCACTCAGGACAGCCATCAAGCGGTGGATGCGGCGGCCTGGTTGAGCTTCTTGGGATTGATCAAGAAATACCGTCCGCGCCGGCCGCTGAACGGCCTGCTGGTCACGCTGAGCCTGCACGATCTGCTGCTGCAGACCGAAGAGGAGCGAGCACTGCACGCCGCCGCCATCCGCCGGCGGGTGCAGGAGTTGTACGAGGCCCTGGGTGTACGCCTGCCGATCTACCTGCTGTTCACCAAGACCGACCTGGTGGCCGGCTTCACCGATTTCTTCGCCGATTTGTCCCAGGACGAGCGGGCGCAGGTCTGGGGCGAAACCTTCCCGGCCGAAGATCCGGATCGGCCCGCCGATTGCGCACTGTTGTTCGAGACGGCCTACGACGAACTGCTGCAGCGCTTGAACAAGCGCACGTTCAAGCGGGTCCAGGACGAGCGCGACGTGCAACGGCGGGCCCTGATCCTGGATTATCCCCAGCAGATGGGCTTGTTGAAGCCGGCCATGACGGCCTTTCTGCAAGCGGCTTTCGCGGCGAACCGCTACGACCGGCAAGCTTTGCTGCGCGGTGTCTATTTCACCAGCGGCACCCAGGAAGGCACGCCCATAGACCGCGTGATGGGCATCCTGGCCGGCGCATTCCGCCTGGACCGCCAGATCCAGCCGGTGTACAGCGGACGGGGCAAGAGTTTCTTCCTGACGCGGTTGTTGAAGGAGGTGATTTTCGGCGAGGCCGGTCTGGCGGGGATAGACCCGCGGGTCGAGCGGCGTCACCAGCTCATCCAGGTCGGTGCCTACGCCGGCGTCCTGCTGTTCGCGGCGGGCCTGATCGCCTTATGGGCGGTGAGCTATGCGCGCAATCAGGCCGCCATCGCGCGGGTCGAGGAACAGCTCCCGGTCCTGAAGGCTTACCATCTGGGCGCGGCGAACGGTGTGCGGGACGAGGAACAGTGGGGCTCCGCCGCGCGTGCCCGGTTCAAGGTCCTGCTGCCCCGGCTGGATGCTTTGCTCGCCGCTCGCGATGTTTACAAGGATCCGGGCTGGCTGATGGGGTTCGGTCTTTACCAGGGCGATAAGCTGCAGGCCGCGGCCAATCATGCCTACGAGGGCCTGCTCCGAGACTATTTCCGCCCCGCGGTGATCCTGCGCCAGCAGGAGCGCATGCAAGGCGACGAGTCGGCGAGCCCCGAGTTGCTGTATCAGACGCTCAAGGTTTATCTCATGCTGGCGGACCCGCAGCGCCTCGATGCTAAAGTCGTGGCACCCTGGGTCAAGATCGACTGGGAGAAAAGCTATGCCACCGAACCCGATGTACAGGCGCGGCTAAGCACGCACCTCGGCAATCTGCTGCAGCTCGAACTGGAGCCGGCGCCGGTGGATGAAAACTTCGTCGCCGCGGTGCGGGCCAAGCTGACCCAGGTGCCCCAGGTTCTGCAGCTCTACGGCCGCTTCAAGACCGAGGCCCTGGTCGACCATGCCCACGATGTTAAAGTCGCAGAACTGTTGGGGCCCAGCGGAGCCAAGGTGTTCGCCTCGGCCGACGGCAAGGATCTCGCTACGGTCGTGGTGCCGGGCCTGTACAGCGCCTACGGTTACACCGAACTTTTCCTGAAGAAGAGCCTGGGCTATATCCGGGAAGCGGTTGAACAAAATTGGGTGCTGGGCAAGCAGGCCGTGGTCGACCCCGCGGAGATCGGCCGGCTGCACGAGGACTTCAAGAAGCTCTATCTGGGCGACTATCAGAAAGCCTGGAGCGGGCTGTTGAGCAGCCTGAAGCTGCGACCGGCCCAGAGCATCAACCAGACCGTGGAAGTGCTGGACGTGCTCGCGCGTCCGGACACGCCGCTGAGACCGCTGCTGGAGGCCGTGGAGAAAAACACCTCGCTGAGCAAGCTCTCGGCAGCCGCGGCGGACCTGCTCGCCAAGATTCCGGGCAAGCCGGCCGTCGCCCCGGATGAGCAGACGCAGAAGCTCTTGGCCCTGGCGAAGCAGGCGAGCGGATTGGACAGTGGGGCCGGGGTCGATCCGGCCCGCAGCGTGGAAAACTATTTCGAAGGGCTCAACGTCCTGGTGCGCGGCGGCCCCGACAAACCCGCGCCGCTGAACGCCACGCTGGCCACCCTGGGCGCCTTGCACGATTTCGTGCTGCAAATCGGCAGCGCCGCCAGCAGCGGCGACCAGGCTCTGAAAACCGCCGCGAACCGGGTGAGCGGCGCCAGCGCCGACCAGTTGCGCCAGGCGCAGATGGAGTTTTCCCGCCTGCCCGAGCCTCTGAAGACCTGGCTGCAGTCGCTCACCCAGTTCGGCTGGAGCCAGACGCTGTCGGGCGCCAAGGGACAATTGAATGAGATGCTCAAGACCGGCGTGGCCGCGCAGTGCAAGACCGCCTTCGCCGGCCGTTACCCCTTCAACAGGGCGGCCGCGCAGGAAGCGCTGCTGGCCGATTTCACCCAGTTTTTTGCGCCCAACGGGCAAATCGACCAGTTCTTTCAAACCAATCTGAAAACCTTCATCGACACCACCCGCCCGGAATGGCGGCAGTTGCAGATGGACAACCAGTCGCTGGGGCTGTCGCCCGCCGCCATTCGCCAGTTCCAAAACGCGTCCCGCATCCGCGATGCGTTTTTCCCTGGCGGCGGACAGGTTCCGCAAGTCCAGTTCGAGCTGAAACCGCTGGCGCTCGACAACAACGTCGCCACTTTCCGGCTGAGCGTGGAAGGCCAGGAAACCGTCTACCGCCACGGCCCCGAACAGGTGGTCAAGTTCCAGTGGCCGGGGCCCGCGACCAACGCCGGCGTGCGCCTGGTTTTCGAAACCCTGGACGGCCGCCAGCTCAGCCGCTCGAAAGAAGGCCCCTGGGCCTGGTTCCGCGCGCTCGACGAAGCGACGGTGGAAAAAACCGTGTTGCCGGACCGCTTCAATCTGACCTTCCGGCTGGAAACTTACACGGCGCGTTACGAGCTGCGCGCGGGTAGCGTCAACAATCCGTTCAACCTCGCGGAGTTGCAGGCCTTCCGTTGTCCGGAGTCGCTATGA
- the icmH gene encoding type IVB secretion system protein IcmH/DotU: protein MSQDDPFAPYGDEDKTIIRPMPGGRRRPDAAPAPAAPPIGTAELDAQRLALFGENPLVTAALSLLSLSARLRNTASHGAISELQQQLVNELRTFENKVLQQGIPQDQVRIANYILCCLLDETILNTPWGAQSIWGHQSLLILFHKEAWGGEKFFQILAGLVRQPAQNLYLLELFYLCVSLGFEGKHRIMANGLNALEQTRIELYQLIQRVRGDYERELSPRWQGLKDARNALIRYVPLWVVGAVAGALLILVYLGFALAINGASDPAYKELFALSRAEIKTAEPLPPPPPPVEKPAPGRAERFKVLLAPEIAKDWVEVIDDHTLRIRNSFASGSDQVKKEFLPMLNKIGQEVATGRDAVLVTGHTDDKPIVSARFPSNWHLSTARAKHVADILVALGAQVRAEGRADGEPLVPNDTPEHRALNRRVDILIR, encoded by the coding sequence GTGAGTCAAGACGATCCATTCGCGCCTTACGGCGACGAAGACAAGACCATCATCCGGCCCATGCCGGGCGGCCGCCGCCGGCCCGATGCCGCGCCTGCGCCGGCCGCACCGCCCATCGGCACGGCGGAACTGGATGCGCAGCGCCTGGCGCTGTTCGGCGAGAACCCCCTGGTTACCGCCGCGCTGTCGCTGCTGTCGCTGAGCGCCCGGCTGCGCAACACGGCCTCCCACGGAGCCATATCCGAGTTGCAGCAGCAACTGGTCAACGAACTGCGGACCTTCGAAAACAAGGTCTTGCAGCAGGGCATACCGCAGGATCAGGTGCGCATCGCCAATTACATCCTCTGCTGCCTGCTGGACGAAACCATACTGAACACGCCCTGGGGCGCGCAAAGCATCTGGGGGCATCAGAGCCTGCTGATCCTCTTCCACAAGGAAGCCTGGGGCGGGGAAAAGTTCTTCCAGATCCTGGCGGGTTTGGTTCGCCAGCCGGCGCAAAACCTTTACCTGCTGGAACTGTTCTACCTCTGCGTCAGCCTGGGCTTCGAGGGCAAGCACCGCATCATGGCGAACGGGCTCAATGCCCTCGAACAGACGCGCATCGAGCTTTATCAACTGATCCAGCGCGTGCGCGGCGATTACGAGCGCGAATTGTCGCCCCGCTGGCAGGGCCTGAAGGACGCGCGCAACGCGCTGATCCGTTACGTGCCGCTATGGGTCGTAGGCGCCGTGGCTGGCGCGCTGCTGATCCTGGTCTATCTGGGTTTCGCCCTGGCGATCAACGGCGCGTCGGATCCCGCTTACAAGGAATTGTTTGCCCTGTCCCGCGCCGAGATCAAAACCGCCGAGCCTTTGCCCCCTCCGCCGCCGCCCGTCGAGAAGCCCGCCCCCGGCCGCGCCGAACGCTTCAAAGTCCTGCTGGCGCCGGAGATCGCCAAGGACTGGGTGGAAGTGATCGACGATCACACCCTGCGCATCCGCAATTCATTCGCCTCGGGCAGCGACCAGGTGAAGAAGGAATTCCTGCCCATGCTGAACAAGATAGGCCAGGAAGTGGCGACCGGGCGCGATGCCGTGCTGGTCACCGGCCATACCGACGACAAGCCCATCGTCTCCGCCCGTTTTCCTTCCAACTGGCACCTGTCCACGGCGCGCGCCAAACACGTGGCCGACATCCTCGTCGCCCTGGGCGCCCAAGTGCGTGCGGAAGGACGGGCCGACGGCGAGCCGCTGGTGCCCAACGATACACCCGAGCATCGCGCCCTGAACCGGCGCGTGGACATACTCATCAGGTAG
- the tssK gene encoding type VI secretion system baseplate subunit TssK encodes MSENNRVVWSEGMFLRPQHFQQHDRYIENLVTSRCRGLRSFDWGYSTLKLDHRQLAIGKLALAECRGAFPDGTPFDLPDDDELPLPLDVPEDAKNQVVYLALPQRRAESAEIDSEAYPDSLARFRLGEREVRDHNAGADGRYAVQVGKLKPRLMLARQERAGYVCLGVSRVIEVRADKTVVLDDRYIPPALNCFGAGLLGAFLRELHGLLHTRGEALAGRVIDAGRGGVAEVADFLLLQAINRYEPLLEHLSATAALHPEDFCRLGLQLAGELATFYKPGKRPVNFPAYNHDDLQATFTPLMEELRQLLGMVLEQNAIQIPLSKPKFGVYAAKRPDIHLLDSAIFVLAVNAQVPPEVLRTHFPPQVKIGPVEDIQTLVRSALPGISIHPLPVAPRQIPYHAGYSYFELNKQSELWKKMSASGGFAIHIGGNFPELEMEFWAIKKG; translated from the coding sequence ATGTCGGAAAACAACCGAGTGGTCTGGTCCGAGGGCATGTTTCTTCGCCCTCAGCATTTCCAGCAGCACGACCGCTATATCGAAAACCTGGTGACCAGCCGCTGCCGTGGCCTACGTTCCTTCGACTGGGGTTACTCCACGCTCAAGCTCGACCATCGCCAGCTCGCCATCGGCAAGCTGGCCCTCGCCGAATGCCGGGGGGCGTTTCCGGACGGCACGCCCTTTGACCTGCCCGACGACGACGAGCTTCCGCTGCCGCTGGACGTGCCCGAAGACGCCAAGAACCAGGTCGTCTACCTGGCCTTGCCGCAGCGCCGCGCCGAATCGGCGGAGATCGACAGCGAGGCCTATCCCGACAGCCTGGCGCGCTTCCGTCTGGGCGAGCGCGAGGTGCGCGACCACAATGCCGGTGCGGACGGCCGTTACGCCGTGCAGGTTGGCAAGTTGAAGCCGCGGTTGATGCTGGCGCGGCAGGAACGCGCCGGTTATGTCTGCCTGGGCGTGAGCCGGGTCATCGAGGTGCGGGCGGACAAGACCGTGGTGCTGGACGACCGCTATATCCCGCCGGCGCTCAACTGCTTCGGGGCCGGTCTGCTCGGTGCTTTCCTGCGCGAGCTGCACGGCCTGCTGCACACGCGCGGCGAAGCCCTGGCCGGGCGGGTGATAGACGCAGGTCGCGGCGGCGTGGCGGAGGTGGCCGATTTCCTGTTGCTGCAGGCGATCAACCGCTACGAGCCCCTGCTGGAACACCTGTCGGCCACGGCCGCCCTGCACCCGGAAGATTTCTGCCGGCTCGGCCTGCAACTGGCGGGCGAGCTCGCCACCTTCTACAAGCCGGGCAAGCGCCCCGTCAACTTCCCGGCTTACAACCACGACGATTTACAGGCGACCTTCACGCCGCTCATGGAGGAGTTGCGCCAGCTGCTCGGTATGGTGCTGGAACAGAACGCCATCCAGATTCCGCTGAGCAAGCCCAAGTTCGGCGTCTACGCGGCCAAGCGGCCGGACATCCACCTGTTGGACAGCGCGATCTTCGTCCTGGCCGTCAACGCGCAGGTACCGCCGGAAGTGCTGCGCACCCATTTCCCGCCCCAGGTCAAGATCGGCCCGGTGGAAGACATCCAGACCCTGGTGCGCTCGGCCCTGCCCGGCATCTCCATCCATCCCCTGCCCGTGGCGCCTCGGCAGATTCCCTATCACGCCGGTTATTCCTATTTCGAGCTCAACAAGCAGAGCGAGCTGTGGAAGAAGATGTCGGCCTCCGGCGGTTTCGCCATCCATATCGGCGGCAACTTCCCGGAGCTCGAAATGGAATTCTGGGCGATCAAGAAAGGCTAA
- the tagH gene encoding type VI secretion system-associated FHA domain protein TagH: MPLTLTVLSYKGLPPPAALSARFDGEGGSIGRSPDNGLSLPDAEKFISRKHAEIVFERGVYRLADTSTAGTYLAREDRLLQHESVELADGDRLKIGEYELLVSLQPEEAGAQAYPPAFGEAGRGEFPQSPFALDEQYFEPIAIPPLETGSVPAPPVSPTSPFESSFLDQADSSPFRESFTPPGLESPAPAELPDFDLEDLLKDFEEAPLAQAPPVWEARPDVPPAPFPPLAEESEPAPPAAVPELRSAPFSIPTPGRVPAEAPALRQESVPPPAATAEAGPSGGDAELFRRFLQGAGIADTAFMADEDQGAAMETVGQLFRDLVAGMMVVLRARSELKSQFRVAVTTIRPVNNNPLKFTVNVEEAVKTLVARNRPGFIDSAEAVREGYDDIMNHQLAMTAGIQASLTEIVKRFDPQRYEKSYEEGIVFQKKAKCWDAYCKAYPEEVAQALENFFGDEFAEVYEQQMRILRSPQNKN; the protein is encoded by the coding sequence ATGCCCCTCACCCTGACGGTCCTCAGCTACAAAGGGCTGCCGCCGCCGGCGGCGCTGTCGGCCCGCTTCGACGGTGAGGGCGGCTCCATCGGCCGCTCGCCCGACAACGGCTTGTCGCTGCCCGACGCGGAAAAATTCATCTCGCGCAAACATGCGGAGATCGTGTTCGAGCGAGGCGTCTATCGCCTGGCCGACACCAGCACGGCCGGCACCTATCTGGCTCGCGAGGACCGGCTTCTGCAGCATGAGTCCGTCGAACTGGCCGACGGCGACCGCTTAAAAATAGGCGAGTACGAACTGCTGGTGAGCCTGCAGCCGGAAGAAGCCGGTGCGCAGGCCTATCCTCCTGCGTTTGGGGAAGCCGGGCGGGGCGAGTTTCCGCAGAGTCCATTCGCCCTGGACGAGCAATATTTCGAGCCCATCGCGATTCCTCCGCTGGAGACCGGCAGCGTGCCCGCGCCGCCGGTTTCCCCGACCTCGCCTTTCGAGTCCAGCTTCCTGGATCAAGCCGACTCGTCGCCTTTCCGCGAGAGCTTCACGCCGCCCGGCCTGGAATCGCCCGCGCCGGCGGAGCTTCCCGATTTCGACCTTGAGGATTTGCTCAAGGATTTCGAGGAAGCGCCGCTTGCCCAGGCGCCGCCTGTTTGGGAGGCTCGGCCCGATGTCCCGCCGGCTCCGTTCCCTCCCCTCGCGGAAGAGTCCGAACCGGCACCGCCCGCTGCGGTCCCGGAACTGCGCTCGGCACCCTTCAGCATACCCACGCCGGGACGTGTCCCGGCGGAAGCGCCAGCGTTGCGGCAGGAGTCGGTGCCGCCGCCTGCCGCGACCGCGGAGGCCGGACCCAGCGGCGGAGACGCGGAGCTGTTCCGGCGCTTCCTGCAGGGCGCGGGCATCGCCGATACGGCGTTCATGGCCGACGAGGATCAAGGCGCCGCCATGGAGACCGTGGGGCAGCTCTTCCGCGACCTGGTGGCAGGCATGATGGTCGTGCTGCGCGCGCGATCCGAGCTGAAGAGCCAGTTCCGCGTGGCGGTGACCACGATCAGGCCGGTGAACAATAATCCGCTCAAGTTCACGGTCAACGTGGAAGAGGCGGTCAAGACGCTGGTCGCCCGTAACCGCCCGGGCTTCATCGATTCGGCCGAGGCCGTGCGAGAAGGCTACGACGACATCATGAACCACCAGTTGGCCATGACGGCCGGCATACAAGCGTCGCTGACGGAAATCGTGAAGCGCTTCGATCCACAACGGTACGAAAAGTCGTACGAAGAAGGCATCGTTTTCCAGAAGAAGGCCAAATGCTGGGATGCCTATTGCAAGGCCTATCCGGAAGAGGTGGCGCAGGCTCTGGAAAATTTCTTCGGCGACGAGTTCGCCGAGGTTTACGAGCAGCAGATGCGCATCCTGCGTTCCCCGCAAAACAAGAACTGA
- a CDS encoding caspase family protein: protein MPNYRFRPRALVVAVSGALLAACAGNVSKEDLARATEGYVVEDTNKLFVVDCLLPGQVRKLGAQMTYLSARRPIRTTAADCEVRGGEYVAYDRANYASALKIWLPKAQEGDASAQLYVGEIFEKGLGQQTDYQAAAQWYKKAADQGNSQAQLNLGALYEKGLGVGKDPAAALKWYRKASGLENADLQFTSAIDATRTAQAEDQSGEIAALRQEAERSRQEAEQLRGQLSGARQQVLEQQEALRRAQDELEESRKALQREKSSSTGADDTALRRLEEQLRQKEANLRAQQAKVSEMSASLNKERQAVRRELESAKAQSARPALAAQAPAESPTEVARKRLAEAENQLNDKIDAYQKQSGELTEWLTQSGKTGADPAQLRTRIEERKKSLQAQAREIAALKDKAEQQESKLADLEKREPTLLAGGPNIEILEPAVTLTRGVPSIRINRDDPRRELVGKIDAPAGLSSLLINDKPQTLDASGVFRAALDLGSADAPVRIVAIDKKNKRADLTVNLVADMPVQAEVYPGGKTGGALGKGDAEFGEFYAIVIGNAEYGAFPALRTPVNDAKSVDLILRERYGFKTKLLINANRHAIMTTLNELNKKLTERDNLLIYYAGHGEIDKATQNAYWLPTDAEAGNPANWISSRSITEFLSIMPARHIMVVADSCYSGALAGSAVAKLPEGMDEAKRAKWLKAMTNRKARTVLTSGGVQPVMDEGGGDHSVFAKAFLAVLRSNQRVLEDYDVFRNVANQVSGSAGRAGFAQSPQYAPLQHAGHEGSPFFFVPQG, encoded by the coding sequence ATGCCGAACTATCGATTTCGTCCGCGCGCCCTGGTCGTCGCCGTTTCCGGCGCCTTGCTCGCGGCTTGCGCCGGCAATGTCAGCAAGGAGGACCTGGCCAGGGCGACCGAGGGTTATGTGGTGGAGGACACCAATAAGCTGTTCGTGGTCGATTGCCTCTTGCCCGGCCAGGTGCGCAAGCTGGGCGCGCAGATGACTTATCTCTCGGCGCGCCGGCCCATACGCACCACGGCGGCCGATTGCGAAGTGCGGGGCGGCGAATACGTGGCCTACGACCGCGCCAATTACGCGAGTGCGCTCAAGATTTGGCTGCCCAAGGCCCAGGAGGGTGACGCTTCCGCCCAGCTCTATGTCGGCGAGATCTTCGAAAAAGGCTTGGGTCAGCAGACCGATTACCAGGCCGCCGCACAGTGGTATAAAAAAGCGGCCGATCAGGGCAATTCCCAGGCCCAGCTCAATCTGGGGGCTCTCTACGAAAAAGGCTTGGGCGTCGGCAAGGATCCCGCCGCTGCCCTCAAGTGGTATCGCAAGGCGTCGGGCCTGGAAAACGCCGATCTGCAGTTCACCTCCGCCATCGATGCGACCCGCACCGCTCAGGCCGAGGATCAGTCCGGCGAGATCGCCGCATTGCGCCAGGAAGCCGAACGCAGCCGGCAGGAAGCGGAGCAGTTGCGCGGCCAATTGAGCGGCGCGCGCCAGCAAGTGCTGGAACAGCAGGAGGCCTTGCGCCGGGCGCAGGATGAACTGGAAGAGTCGCGCAAGGCGCTGCAGCGGGAAAAGAGTTCGTCGACCGGCGCGGACGATACCGCCCTGCGGCGCCTCGAAGAACAGTTGCGGCAAAAGGAGGCGAACCTGCGCGCCCAGCAGGCCAAGGTCAGCGAGATGAGCGCATCGCTCAACAAGGAGCGCCAGGCCGTCAGACGCGAGCTGGAAAGCGCGAAGGCCCAGAGCGCCCGCCCGGCCCTCGCGGCGCAAGCGCCGGCCGAGTCCCCGACGGAGGTGGCCCGCAAGCGTCTGGCCGAGGCCGAAAATCAGCTCAACGACAAGATCGATGCCTACCAGAAGCAGTCCGGCGAGTTGACCGAGTGGCTGACTCAGTCGGGCAAGACGGGCGCCGATCCGGCTCAGCTCCGCACCCGCATCGAAGAACGCAAGAAGTCGCTGCAAGCGCAGGCGCGGGAAATCGCCGCCCTCAAGGACAAGGCCGAGCAACAGGAGAGCAAGCTCGCCGATCTGGAAAAACGGGAGCCCACGCTGCTGGCCGGCGGTCCCAATATCGAGATACTCGAACCGGCGGTGACGCTGACCCGCGGCGTGCCCAGCATACGGATCAATCGCGACGACCCACGTCGGGAACTCGTGGGCAAGATCGACGCCCCGGCCGGCCTGAGCTCCCTGCTGATCAACGACAAACCGCAGACCCTGGACGCTTCGGGTGTGTTCCGCGCCGCGCTGGACTTGGGCTCGGCCGATGCGCCGGTCCGCATCGTGGCTATCGACAAGAAGAACAAGCGGGCCGACTTGACGGTCAACCTCGTCGCCGACATGCCGGTACAGGCCGAGGTTTATCCGGGCGGCAAGACAGGCGGCGCGCTCGGCAAGGGCGATGCCGAATTCGGCGAGTTCTACGCCATCGTCATCGGCAACGCCGAATACGGTGCCTTCCCCGCGCTGCGGACCCCCGTCAACGACGCCAAGAGCGTGGACCTGATCCTGCGCGAACGCTATGGCTTCAAGACCAAGCTGCTGATCAACGCCAACCGTCACGCCATCATGACCACGCTGAACGAGTTGAACAAGAAGCTGACGGAACGCGACAATCTACTCATTTATTACGCCGGCCATGGCGAGATCGACAAGGCCACGCAGAACGCTTATTGGCTGCCCACCGACGCGGAAGCGGGCAACCCGGCCAACTGGATATCCAGCCGGAGCATCACGGAATTCCTCAGCATCATGCCGGCCCGGCACATCATGGTGGTGGCGGACTCCTGCTACTCGGGCGCGCTGGCCGGATCGGCCGTCGCCAAACTGCCCGAGGGCATGGACGAAGCCAAGCGGGCCAAATGGCTGAAGGCCATGACCAACCGCAAGGCGCGCACCGTGCTGACCTCCGGCGGCGTGCAGCCGGTCATGGACGAAGGCGGCGGCGATCACTCCGTATTCGCCAAGGCCTTCCTCGCCGTGCTGCGCAGCAACCAGCGGGTGCTGGAGGATTACGACGTGTTCCGCAATGTCGCCAATCAGGTCAGCGGATCGGCCGGCCGCGCGGGCTTTGCCCAATCGCCGCAATATGCGCCGCTGCAGCATGCCGGGCACGAAGGCAGCCCCTTCTTCTTCGTGCCGCAAGGCTGA
- a CDS encoding alpha/beta fold hydrolase yields MRRAALLLALLLLQACATPAQRLRATALELGFEPLTVPADGFLVASFYKPGARPGGALHVYLEGDGTPWITRTHVAGDPTPRNPLMLRLMAHDETPSLYLGRPCYNGHAQDAGCHPLLWTHRRYSPEIVHAMATALDGFLRSHPHRNLAFFGHSGGGALAMLLAGRFPSTRSVVTLAANLDIAAWADHHGYSRLGGSLDPLDVPASGYEEWHYLGARDDQVPSDLLRPRLERRPHAHLSVVENADHVCCWDAVWLEILRGLR; encoded by the coding sequence GTGCGACGCGCCGCCCTGCTTCTCGCCCTGCTCCTGCTCCAGGCTTGCGCGACCCCTGCGCAACGCCTGAGGGCGACGGCGCTCGAACTTGGCTTCGAGCCGCTGACCGTGCCGGCCGATGGCTTTTTAGTCGCCTCCTTTTACAAGCCCGGCGCTCGCCCTGGCGGCGCGCTGCATGTCTATCTGGAGGGCGACGGCACCCCCTGGATCACGCGCACGCACGTCGCGGGCGATCCGACCCCGCGAAATCCCCTGATGCTGCGCCTGATGGCCCATGACGAAACGCCATCGCTGTATCTGGGCCGGCCTTGTTACAACGGCCATGCCCAGGACGCCGGCTGCCATCCGTTATTGTGGACGCACAGGCGCTACTCTCCGGAAATCGTGCATGCCATGGCCACCGCGCTGGACGGGTTCCTGCGCTCGCATCCGCACCGGAATCTGGCGTTTTTCGGCCACAGCGGCGGCGGGGCCCTGGCTATGCTGCTGGCGGGGCGGTTTCCGTCCACCCGTTCGGTGGTCACGCTTGCGGCGAATCTGGATATCGCCGCCTGGGCGGATCATCATGGGTATTCCCGCCTGGGCGGCTCGCTCGACCCGCTCGACGTTCCGGCCTCGGGATACGAAGAATGGCACTATCTGGGCGCCAGGGACGACCAGGTGCCGTCCGACCTGCTCCGCCCCCGGCTGGAGCGGCGCCCTCACGCCCACTTGAGCGTCGTGGAAAATGCCGATCATGTCTGCTGCTGGGATGCGGTGTGGCTGGAGATACTCCGGGGCCTGCGCTAG